Proteins from a single region of Geothrix sp. PMB-07:
- a CDS encoding DinB family protein: MAHVAEWLKEFDLEMSRTRKVLARVPEDRLGWRPHPKSWTLAELATHLAWIPSWVTPSLRFPDMDLASPDSPAMPKAVTSATDLLALFDGQQIGARASLEASDESTFSLPWSLRAGEQVFFTQTRGEVLRTFVMNHLIHHRGQLEVYLRVNDVPLPALYGPSADEGGM, encoded by the coding sequence ATGGCCCACGTCGCGGAGTGGCTGAAGGAATTCGACCTGGAGATGTCGCGCACCAGAAAAGTTCTGGCGCGGGTTCCCGAGGATCGCCTGGGTTGGCGGCCCCACCCGAAATCCTGGACGCTGGCCGAACTTGCCACGCACCTGGCCTGGATCCCCTCCTGGGTGACGCCATCGCTGCGCTTTCCCGACATGGATCTGGCCTCGCCCGACAGCCCCGCGATGCCCAAGGCTGTGACGAGCGCGACTGACCTGCTGGCCCTTTTCGATGGGCAGCAGATCGGCGCGCGGGCGTCCCTGGAAGCCTCCGATGAATCGACGTTCTCCCTGCCGTGGTCCCTGCGCGCCGGAGAGCAAGTCTTCTTCACGCAAACCCGCGGTGAAGTCCTGCGGACCTTCGTGATGAACCACCTCATCCACCATCGAGGCCAGTTGGAGGTGTACCTGCGTGTGAACGATGTGCCCTTGCCGGCCCTCTATGGTCCCAGCGCAGACGAAGGGGGGATGTAG
- a CDS encoding 4Fe-4S dicluster domain-containing protein, producing MIQKKAMLIDISMCVGCNACQDGCKAENKLAPGEEKRLSPTAYTALSEHNGKFVRHMCQHCDVPTCVSVCPVAAFTKTAEGPVLYDANKCIGCRYCMQACPFKVPRYEWSSTKPRVQKCIFCAPRITKGLQPACAEACPTGATKFGERDELILEAHNRINAEPGKYVAKIYGQKDVGGTSILFISPVPFEELGFDTRLGDTPMPLLTLSAMSKIPNVVTMGAVMLAGIWWITNRRAEVQHYEASLQHDATSKTQE from the coding sequence ATGATTCAAAAGAAAGCCATGCTGATTGACATCTCCATGTGCGTGGGCTGTAACGCCTGCCAGGACGGCTGCAAGGCCGAGAACAAGCTGGCGCCGGGCGAAGAGAAGCGTCTGTCTCCGACGGCCTACACGGCCTTGAGCGAGCACAATGGCAAGTTCGTACGCCACATGTGCCAGCACTGCGACGTGCCCACCTGCGTGTCCGTGTGCCCCGTGGCGGCCTTCACCAAAACCGCCGAAGGGCCCGTGCTCTACGATGCCAACAAGTGCATCGGCTGCCGCTACTGCATGCAGGCCTGCCCCTTCAAGGTGCCGCGCTACGAGTGGAGCAGCACCAAGCCCCGCGTCCAGAAGTGCATCTTCTGCGCGCCGCGCATCACCAAGGGTCTTCAGCCCGCCTGCGCCGAGGCCTGCCCCACGGGCGCCACGAAGTTCGGTGAACGGGATGAACTGATTCTCGAAGCCCACAACCGCATCAACGCCGAGCCAGGCAAGTACGTCGCCAAGATCTACGGACAGAAGGATGTGGGCGGCACGTCCATCCTCTTCATCAGCCCCGTGCCCTTCGAGGAATTGGGCTTCGACACGCGGCTTGGCGACACGCCCATGCCGCTTCTGACGCTGAGCGCCATGTCCAAAATTCCCAACGTCGTCACCATGGGCGCGGTCATGCTCGCGGGCATCTGGTGGATCACCAACCGTCGCGCCGAGGTTCAGCACTACGAAGCCTCCCTGCAACATGACGCCACTTCCAAGACGCAGGAATAG
- the nrfD gene encoding NrfD/PsrC family molybdoenzyme membrane anchor subunit: protein MASFKFPRITVWSVIATTLITTGIAAAIARFTLGLGATTNLSDTFPWGLWIGFDFLGIGLAAAGFTIVAAVHLFHATEYEPIVRPAILTAFIGYLLVVLVLVIDLGRPEHFWHPLVMWNPHSVMFEITWCVILYTTVLSMEFAPIVLEKFNMHAPIKWIHSVSLPLMVMGVLLSTLHQSSFGSLYLIVPNRLHPLWYTPLLPVLFFVSCIASGISMVLIESLIFSRNGRRLLPTALRAKLAKITAIALAMYLVIRIQDMASRGVFHHAKHLSYHSIAFWAELLIGFAIPCVLLLFSRIRTSRRGLYSASLMVLAGFALNRMNTAITGLEDWPARTYFPSLIEVLITLGIAAIGFTAFTLIARFLPIFAPEPLPAQTWSHSEDLPG, encoded by the coding sequence ATGGCCTCCTTCAAATTCCCCCGCATCACCGTGTGGAGCGTCATCGCCACCACCCTAATTACCACCGGCATCGCCGCGGCCATCGCGCGGTTCACGTTGGGCCTTGGGGCCACCACGAACCTCAGTGACACTTTCCCCTGGGGCCTCTGGATCGGCTTCGACTTCCTGGGCATCGGCCTGGCGGCGGCAGGTTTCACCATCGTGGCCGCGGTGCACCTCTTCCACGCCACGGAGTACGAGCCCATCGTGCGGCCTGCGATTCTCACAGCCTTCATCGGCTACCTGCTGGTGGTTCTGGTGCTGGTCATCGACCTGGGGCGCCCTGAGCACTTCTGGCATCCGCTGGTCATGTGGAACCCCCACTCGGTGATGTTCGAGATCACCTGGTGCGTGATCCTCTACACCACCGTGCTGTCCATGGAGTTCGCGCCCATCGTGCTCGAGAAATTCAACATGCACGCCCCCATCAAGTGGATTCACAGCGTGTCGCTGCCCCTCATGGTGATGGGCGTTCTCCTGTCCACGCTGCACCAGTCCTCTTTCGGTTCGCTCTATCTGATCGTGCCCAACCGGTTGCATCCGCTTTGGTACACCCCGCTGTTGCCGGTGCTCTTCTTCGTGTCCTGCATCGCCTCGGGCATCTCCATGGTGCTCATCGAATCCCTGATCTTCTCCCGCAATGGACGGCGCCTCCTCCCCACGGCGCTGCGGGCCAAGCTGGCCAAGATCACCGCCATCGCCCTGGCCATGTACCTCGTCATCCGTATCCAGGACATGGCCTCCCGCGGCGTGTTCCACCATGCCAAACACCTCAGCTACCACAGCATCGCCTTCTGGGCTGAGCTGCTCATCGGGTTCGCGATCCCCTGTGTCCTGCTGCTGTTCAGCCGGATCAGGACTTCCCGCCGCGGACTCTACAGCGCTTCCCTGATGGTGCTGGCCGGGTTCGCGCTCAACCGCATGAATACGGCCATCACCGGACTCGAAGACTGGCCCGCGCGGACCTACTTCCCCTCGCTGATCGAAGTGCTCATCACTCTGGGCATTGCCGCCATTGGCTTTACGGCCTTCACCCTGATCGCACGGTTCCTGCCCATTTTCGCGCCTGAACCTTTGCCAGCCCAGACCTGGAGCCACTCTGAGGATCTTCCGGGGTGA
- a CDS encoding sensor histidine kinase has product MRTRIGTRLILGAGLTTAVVIGGMAFTVIRSHTAQLLAERTRSADQLSETIKSSTHFDMLENRRDNLHRQIRSVGGLQGQGIRKVRVFNKEGRIMFSSASEEIGTSLDTRGEACYACHQEGRPLDRLEINARARVFRAPDGSRMLGLIAPIPNEPSCSTADCHAHSSKQSLLGVLDVNVSLAEVDREISRSRMVILSSAILAILAGSLMLWWLNRRLVVRPVAALVEGTRRVSEGDLSATIPVNGRHELSQLARAFNDMTSNLADTHRQLAQADKLASVGRLAAGIAHEINNPLTGVLSYASLLRKRMEHDASACEDLDVIVRETVRCRGIIRGLLDFARPAAPARKPMDLNDVIRRSVSVVMTQLSLHQVDLSLGLAPDLPTVQADANQIEQVVVNLLLNAADAIGEAGGHIRATTRLGPGDTIELLLQDSGHGIPAEDLPRIFEPFFTTKGNHGTGLGLAVSWGIMEAHGGALEVQSELGQGTCFTLRLPTHPDPEGRKPILPTIT; this is encoded by the coding sequence ATGCGCACCCGCATCGGCACCCGTCTCATCCTTGGCGCTGGCCTGACGACGGCCGTCGTCATCGGCGGCATGGCCTTCACGGTCATCCGCTCCCATACAGCGCAGCTGCTGGCGGAGCGCACCCGCAGCGCGGACCAGCTGAGCGAGACCATCAAGAGTTCCACCCATTTCGACATGCTGGAAAACCGGCGGGACAACCTGCACCGCCAGATCCGCTCTGTGGGCGGCCTGCAAGGGCAGGGCATCCGCAAGGTGAGGGTGTTCAACAAGGAAGGCCGGATCATGTTCTCTTCCGCCAGTGAGGAGATCGGCACCAGCCTGGATACCCGGGGCGAGGCTTGCTACGCCTGCCACCAGGAAGGCCGCCCCCTGGATCGGCTGGAGATCAACGCCAGGGCTCGCGTCTTCCGCGCCCCCGATGGCTCGCGCATGCTGGGGCTCATCGCCCCCATCCCCAATGAACCGTCCTGCTCCACGGCCGACTGCCACGCGCACAGTTCCAAGCAGAGCCTGCTGGGTGTGCTCGATGTCAACGTTTCCCTCGCCGAAGTGGACCGGGAAATCTCACGGAGCCGGATGGTCATCCTCTCCTCGGCGATCCTGGCCATCCTGGCGGGCAGCCTCATGCTCTGGTGGCTCAACCGCCGGCTGGTGGTGCGTCCGGTGGCGGCATTGGTGGAAGGCACCCGGCGTGTCAGCGAGGGTGATCTTTCGGCGACCATTCCGGTGAACGGGCGGCATGAACTCAGTCAGCTGGCCCGGGCCTTCAACGACATGACCAGCAACCTCGCCGATACCCACCGTCAGCTGGCCCAGGCCGACAAGCTGGCCTCCGTGGGCCGCCTGGCCGCAGGCATCGCCCACGAGATCAACAACCCGCTGACGGGTGTCCTCAGCTATGCTTCGCTGCTGCGCAAGCGCATGGAGCACGATGCCTCCGCGTGTGAGGATCTGGACGTGATCGTGCGGGAGACGGTGCGCTGCCGGGGCATCATCCGCGGCCTGCTGGATTTCGCCCGGCCCGCCGCCCCTGCCCGCAAGCCCATGGACCTCAACGATGTGATCCGCCGTTCCGTGTCCGTGGTGATGACGCAACTCTCTCTCCACCAGGTGGACCTTTCCCTGGGGCTGGCGCCAGATCTGCCCACAGTTCAGGCGGATGCGAACCAGATCGAGCAGGTGGTTGTGAACCTGCTGTTGAATGCGGCCGATGCCATTGGTGAGGCGGGTGGTCACATCCGCGCCACCACCCGGCTAGGTCCAGGCGATACCATCGAGCTCCTGCTGCAGGACAGCGGCCACGGCATTCCGGCCGAAGACCTTCCCCGCATCTTTGAACCGTTCTTCACCACCAAGGGCAACCATGGCACTGGCCTGGGGCTGGCGGTGAGCTGGGGCATCATGGAGGCCCACGGCGGCGCCCTGGAGGTCCAGAGTGAACTGGGCCAGGGCACCTGCTTCACCCTCCGGTTGCCGACCCACCCTGACCCCGAAGGCCGCAAGCCTATACTTCCCACCATCACCTAG